One window from the genome of Deinococcus sp. NW-56 encodes:
- the gatB gene encoding Asp-tRNA(Asn)/Glu-tRNA(Gln) amidotransferase subunit GatB — translation MYRAVIGLEVHLQLRTRSKLFSACPADYHGADPNTFADPLTLGLPGTLPTLNREAVDLALMFGLALNCEVSGFTQFHRKNYFYPDSPKNFQLSQYDRPVARNGYLDVPLGNGAGERVRIKRAHLEDDAGKLLHPAYAPYSLLDLNRAGSPLIEMVTEADLTGPEQARAFLESVQAIAQALGVSDATPEEGKMRCDVNLSVHKPGEPWGTKVEVKNLNSFRSVERAIAYETARQTRVLSAGGAITQDTLGWDEGGGKTFVMRTKEGEADYRYFPEPDLPPLDITPEWIARVRARMPELPAAKRERYLAAGVRGADAQTLSHDVTLSRFYDAALMGGADPQKLANWLLSDVAGLLAAREVALAASALQPAHLAALVRLIDEGTISGKIAKDLLPDVLDGHDPERLVQERGLAVVTDTGAIDAAIDAAIAADPATVEKVRAGNAKAMNALFGPVMKATGGQAQPEVVRERLRAKLGL, via the coding sequence ATGTACCGCGCGGTCATCGGGCTGGAAGTTCACCTGCAACTGCGGACACGCTCCAAGCTGTTCAGCGCGTGCCCCGCCGACTACCACGGGGCGGACCCCAACACCTTCGCGGACCCCCTGACCCTGGGGCTGCCGGGCACCCTCCCCACCCTCAACCGGGAGGCGGTGGACCTCGCGCTGATGTTCGGCCTCGCGCTGAACTGCGAGGTCTCGGGCTTCACCCAGTTTCACCGCAAGAACTACTTCTACCCCGACTCGCCCAAGAACTTCCAGCTCTCGCAGTACGACCGCCCCGTGGCGCGGAACGGGTATCTGGATGTGCCGCTGGGAAATGGAGCAGGCGAGCGCGTCCGCATCAAACGCGCCCACCTCGAAGACGACGCGGGCAAGCTGCTGCACCCCGCCTACGCGCCCTACAGCCTGCTCGACCTCAACCGCGCCGGGTCGCCCCTGATCGAGATGGTCACCGAGGCCGACCTCACGGGACCCGAGCAGGCCCGCGCCTTTCTGGAGAGCGTGCAGGCCATCGCGCAGGCCCTCGGTGTTAGTGACGCGACTCCCGAGGAGGGCAAGATGCGCTGCGACGTGAACCTCAGCGTTCACAAACCCGGCGAGCCCTGGGGCACCAAGGTGGAGGTCAAGAACCTCAATTCCTTCCGCAGCGTTGAGCGGGCCATCGCTTACGAAACGGCGAGGCAGACGCGGGTGCTGTCTGCGGGCGGCGCCATCACGCAAGACACCCTGGGCTGGGACGAGGGCGGCGGCAAGACCTTCGTCATGCGGACCAAGGAGGGCGAGGCCGACTACCGCTATTTCCCCGAGCCGGACCTCCCGCCCCTGGACATCACCCCGGAGTGGATCGCGCGGGTGCGGGCACGGATGCCCGAGCTGCCCGCCGCCAAGCGCGAACGCTACCTCGCGGCGGGGGTGCGGGGGGCCGACGCGCAGACCCTCAGCCACGACGTCACCCTCTCGCGCTTCTACGACGCGGCGCTTATGGGAGGAGCTGACCCACAGAAGCTGGCCAACTGGTTGCTGAGCGATGTGGCCGGGCTGCTGGCGGCACGGGAAGTGGCGCTCGCGGCTTCGGCCCTCCAGCCCGCACACCTCGCCGCGCTCGTGCGCCTGATCGACGAGGGCACGATCAGCGGCAAGATCGCCAAGGATCTCCTTCCCGACGTGCTGGACGGCCATGATCCGGAGCGGTTGGTGCAGGAGCGTGGCCTGGCGGTGGTGACCGATACCGGGGCCATCGACGCTGCCATTGACGCGGCCATCGCGGCCGACCCCGCCACCGTGGAGAAGGTCCGCGCCGGGAATGCCAAGGCGATGAACGCCCTCTTCGGCCCGGTCATGAAGGCCACCGGGGGCCAGGCCCAGCCCGAGGTGGTTCGCGAGCGGCTGCGGGCGAAGCTGGGGCTGTGA
- a CDS encoding DUF421 domain-containing protein yields MSAEIVPLDLPRMFLGDFSPLFFAEIALRTVVIFGWLLLLLRLMGKRGLAQLSPLELAIVIGLGSAAGDPMFYPEVPLAHAMLVLALVVGMQRLLAWLVIKNETVETFVEGTPVELVRDGVMSGRALDRSNLSREDLFERLRVAGVRQLGQVQRVYFEQDGNLSVFLHSEDAPPGLPIVPPWDLEAPVSVMEGRQSDLACTHCGTVSPVNGGPVPPCPHCGRVAWTQATTDPLGGGSRGSGRDGGDHRLGLGGPLGGGPGTTPG; encoded by the coding sequence ATGAGCGCTGAAATCGTTCCGCTCGACCTGCCCCGGATGTTCCTGGGGGACTTCTCCCCGCTGTTTTTCGCGGAGATCGCCCTGCGGACGGTGGTGATTTTCGGCTGGCTGCTGCTGCTGCTGCGGCTGATGGGCAAGCGGGGGCTGGCGCAGCTCAGTCCGCTGGAACTCGCCATCGTGATCGGGCTGGGGTCGGCGGCGGGCGACCCGATGTTCTACCCGGAGGTGCCGCTCGCGCACGCGATGCTGGTGCTCGCGCTGGTGGTGGGGATGCAGCGGCTGCTCGCCTGGCTCGTCATCAAGAACGAGACCGTCGAGACCTTCGTCGAGGGCACCCCCGTCGAACTCGTGCGCGACGGGGTGATGTCGGGCCGGGCGCTCGACCGCTCCAACCTCAGCCGGGAGGACCTCTTCGAGCGCCTGCGGGTCGCCGGGGTGCGGCAGCTCGGGCAGGTGCAGCGGGTCTACTTCGAGCAGGACGGCAACCTCAGCGTGTTCCTGCACTCGGAGGACGCGCCGCCGGGGTTGCCCATCGTGCCCCCCTGGGACCTTGAAGCGCCCGTTTCGGTCATGGAGGGCCGCCAGAGTGACCTCGCCTGCACCCACTGCGGCACGGTCAGCCCGGTGAACGGCGGCCCCGTTCCCCCCTGCCCCCACTGCGGGCGCGTGGCCTGGACCCAGGCGACCACCGATCCGCTGGGAGGTGGGTCGCGTGGGTCTGGCCGCGATGGGGGAGACCACCGTCTGGGCCTCGGCGGCCCGCTGGGGGGTGGCCCCGGCACGACGCCGGGCTAG
- a CDS encoding 2Fe-2S iron-sulfur cluster-binding protein, which produces MTTETVQIRVEGYGEVTARAGERLVLALERGGVDILHRCGGVARCTTCRVSFQEGEPDLMTVAEHDKLVEKGLLGQARLSCQVECAEGMAVTPLQTARSSGLEPGKAPAEQIEPEPEWTTRPGSSTEG; this is translated from the coding sequence ATGACGACGGAGACAGTGCAGATCAGGGTCGAGGGCTACGGCGAGGTCACCGCGCGGGCGGGCGAGCGGCTGGTGCTGGCGCTGGAGCGCGGCGGGGTGGACATCCTGCACCGCTGCGGGGGCGTGGCCCGCTGCACGACCTGCCGGGTGAGCTTTCAGGAGGGCGAACCGGACCTGATGACGGTGGCCGAGCACGACAAACTTGTGGAAAAGGGGCTGCTGGGGCAGGCGCGGCTCTCCTGCCAGGTCGAGTGCGCCGAGGGCATGGCCGTGACGCCGCTGCAAACCGCACGGTCGAGCGGGCTGGAACCCGGCAAGGCGCCCGCCGAGCAGATCGAACCCGAGCCCGAGTGGACCACCCGGCCAGGGTCCTCGACCGAGGGCTAA
- the mltG gene encoding endolytic transglycosylase MltG, whose amino-acid sequence MTRLQGGGMALWVKILLGLVILLLLAAAGVFVYLRGLTQPAGGGPYTLEVEPGDTLPAVARELQEKGIVKNADALRFVMRQNGTAGSLKEGLYDLKGDMTVYQVAEKLAGPARIPTVNVTVPEGWRLRDIPPVFGKAGFDPKAIEAALNDASLSQYARGEQENLEGFVFPATYEFRVGETPTDAVKEMVARMEQEFTPENVQKAKALGLSVRDWVILGSMVQAEAANNAEMPVIAGVFLNRLRDGITLGSDPTVAYGLGKDLPELDRSAGDFTKDTPYSTYTRQGLPAGPINNPGQPALLSVLNAERKLPDGRDALYFLHAPDGKIYVNHTYAEHLRDNATYR is encoded by the coding sequence ATGACCCGGCTTCAGGGGGGCGGGATGGCCCTGTGGGTCAAGATTCTGCTGGGACTGGTGATCCTGCTGCTGCTGGCCGCCGCTGGGGTCTTCGTGTACCTGCGCGGCCTGACCCAGCCCGCCGGGGGCGGTCCCTACACCCTGGAGGTCGAGCCCGGCGACACCCTCCCCGCCGTGGCCCGCGAGTTGCAGGAAAAGGGCATCGTGAAAAACGCCGACGCCCTCAGATTCGTGATGCGGCAAAACGGCACGGCGGGCAGCCTCAAGGAGGGCCTCTACGACCTGAAGGGTGACATGACCGTCTATCAGGTCGCCGAAAAACTTGCCGGACCCGCCCGCATCCCCACCGTCAACGTGACGGTGCCCGAGGGCTGGCGCCTGCGCGACATTCCGCCCGTCTTCGGGAAGGCCGGGTTTGACCCCAAGGCCATCGAAGCCGCCCTCAACGACGCTTCTCTCAGCCAGTACGCGCGGGGCGAGCAGGAGAACCTCGAAGGCTTCGTCTTCCCGGCGACCTACGAGTTCCGTGTGGGGGAGACGCCCACAGACGCTGTGAAGGAAATGGTCGCCCGCATGGAGCAGGAATTCACCCCGGAGAACGTGCAGAAGGCGAAGGCCCTGGGCCTCTCGGTGCGCGACTGGGTGATTCTGGGCAGCATGGTGCAGGCGGAGGCCGCCAACAACGCGGAGATGCCGGTCATCGCGGGGGTCTTCCTCAACCGCCTGCGGGACGGCATCACCCTGGGCAGCGACCCCACCGTGGCCTACGGGCTGGGCAAGGACCTGCCCGAACTCGACCGCTCGGCCGGGGACTTCACCAAGGACACGCCCTACTCGACCTACACCCGCCAGGGCCTGCCCGCCGGTCCCATCAACAACCCCGGCCAGCCTGCCCTGCTGAGCGTCCTGAACGCCGAGCGCAAGCTGCCCGACGGCCGCGACGCCCTGTACTTCCTGCACGCGCCCGACGGCAAGATCTACGTCAACCACACCTACGCCGAGCACCTGCGCGACAACGCGACCTACCGCTGA
- a CDS encoding carbohydrate kinase family protein has product MSHPTFSPLRPLVSLGDLAWDVLAKPDTMLLPGGDTTGRLELSGGGSAANLAVWARRAGCPATFVGKVGRDRFGDLATYELRSEGVGAEVILSDEHPTGVILALIDRHGQRAMLTGQAADWELRPDELPGETLRGARHLHLTAWSLFRDPPRAAALAAAALAREGGGTLSLDPGSFQMIQQLGRETFLGIVDAVPFDVIFPNADEARALTGEAEPGPALACLRERYPRALVVLKMDDEGALIEGPEQPRVHIPATADRPVDATGAGDAFGGAFLAGWLAHGDAPRAARLAVEVGGWVVSRFGARPPADAELGRRLAAHGVTPFGAGGVPA; this is encoded by the coding sequence ATGAGCCATCCCACCTTTTCCCCGCTCCGCCCGCTGGTGTCGCTGGGCGACCTCGCCTGGGACGTGCTGGCCAAGCCGGACACGATGCTGCTGCCGGGCGGCGACACGACCGGGCGCCTGGAACTGTCCGGCGGCGGCTCGGCCGCGAATCTGGCGGTGTGGGCACGCCGGGCCGGGTGCCCTGCCACCTTCGTGGGCAAGGTGGGCCGCGACCGCTTCGGGGACCTCGCCACCTATGAGCTGCGCTCGGAAGGCGTGGGCGCCGAGGTCATCCTGTCGGACGAGCATCCCACCGGGGTGATTCTCGCCCTGATCGACCGTCACGGCCAGCGGGCCATGCTGACCGGGCAGGCCGCCGACTGGGAGCTGCGCCCCGACGAACTGCCGGGGGAGACCCTGCGCGGAGCGCGGCACCTGCACCTCACCGCCTGGAGCCTCTTTCGTGATCCGCCCCGCGCCGCCGCCCTGGCCGCCGCCGCCCTCGCCCGCGAGGGGGGGGGCACCCTCAGCCTCGACCCTGGGAGCTTTCAGATGATTCAGCAACTTGGCCGCGAGACCTTCCTCGGGATCGTCGACGCGGTCCCCTTCGACGTGATTTTCCCCAACGCCGACGAGGCCCGCGCCCTGACCGGCGAGGCCGAACCCGGCCCGGCCCTGGCCTGCCTGCGGGAGCGCTACCCCCGCGCCCTGGTGGTCCTGAAGATGGACGACGAGGGCGCCCTGATCGAAGGCCCGGAGCAGCCCCGCGTGCATATTCCGGCCACGGCCGACCGCCCGGTGGACGCGACCGGGGCCGGAGACGCCTTCGGGGGCGCGTTCCTGGCAGGCTGGCTCGCGCACGGCGATGCCCCCCGCGCCGCCCGCCTCGCCGTGGAGGTCGGCGGCTGGGTGGTGTCGCGCTTCGGCGCCCGGCCCCCCGCCGACGCGGAGCTGGGGCGGCGCCTGGCCGCGCACGGCGTGACTCCGTTCGGCGCGGGTGGGGTGCCCGCATGA
- a CDS encoding transposase, with amino-acid sequence MSTSQILGERVRILADEFLAVPTTSYQQRSLEAALSMFLDTATKTALHRAELVSKSALSRLLNEYPWDTAQGWAILQRAQWDALLVAARRKHRPLLRLSVDLTSIEKKGSTLPFVRVYNEVHGIHLVVLFAEYGAVKFPVGYRVYRGKGTATPVTLARELLRTVPDAIRRRFRIRVLADSGFESAVFLDEVRQLGFEFVVGVRSTRRTMHPGEVTVADCPHGGYIELKNWPHDPLVLGRVDRGDRVFHAVSSELMEGDEVVAEGAKRWSEESFFKEGKHQFGLAQFAMRTAVGLDRWVLLVFLAWTLAILHRETGMTLEACAALALMTVMPDVHLNRLLLTFSRNSEFLRQHGYSLRYARCNS; translated from the coding sequence GTGTCTACGTCACAGATTCTGGGGGAGCGCGTCCGCATTCTGGCAGATGAGTTCCTGGCCGTTCCAACCACGTCCTACCAACAGCGCAGCCTGGAGGCTGCGCTGTCGATGTTCCTGGACACTGCCACCAAAACGGCGTTGCACCGCGCTGAGTTGGTCAGCAAAAGTGCGCTGAGCCGCCTCCTGAACGAGTACCCCTGGGATACGGCACAGGGTTGGGCCATCTTGCAGCGCGCCCAGTGGGACGCGCTGCTTGTCGCGGCCCGACGAAAACACCGCCCACTCCTGCGGCTGAGTGTCGACCTGACCAGCATCGAAAAAAAGGGCAGCACGCTGCCCTTCGTTCGCGTCTACAACGAGGTTCACGGCATCCATCTGGTCGTGTTGTTCGCCGAATACGGAGCGGTGAAGTTTCCCGTGGGGTACCGGGTCTACCGGGGCAAGGGGACAGCGACCCCAGTGACTCTGGCACGAGAACTTCTGCGAACCGTCCCAGACGCGATCCGTCGTCGATTCCGGATTCGCGTGTTAGCAGACAGCGGATTCGAATCCGCTGTCTTCCTGGATGAAGTCAGGCAGCTGGGCTTCGAGTTTGTGGTGGGCGTTCGGTCAACCCGGCGGACGATGCACCCAGGCGAGGTCACGGTGGCTGACTGTCCGCATGGAGGCTACATCGAATTGAAGAACTGGCCGCATGACCCGCTGGTGCTGGGTCGCGTCGACCGTGGAGACCGGGTGTTTCACGCGGTTTCTTCGGAACTGATGGAAGGCGACGAGGTGGTCGCCGAGGGGGCAAAGCGGTGGAGTGAGGAATCGTTCTTCAAGGAGGGCAAGCACCAGTTTGGTCTGGCGCAGTTCGCAATGCGAACTGCTGTGGGCCTGGATCGCTGGGTCCTGCTGGTGTTCCTGGCCTGGACACTGGCCATCCTGCACCGAGAGACCGGGATGACCCTGGAGGCGTGTGCTGCTCTGGCACTGATGACGGTCATGCCAGACGTTCATTTGAACCGCCTGCTCCTGACGTTCAGCAGAAACTCGGAATTTCTCCGCCAGCACGGCTATTCACTGCGCTATGCGAGGTGCAACTCCTGA